In Corynebacterium occultum, a single genomic region encodes these proteins:
- a CDS encoding Mu transposase domain-containing protein: MFTVAAANEKMGAWIDCHVKALNYLGKLPAVIVPDNASTATYQPKKNSSYRATTSRYADFADYYDITVVPTRPAKPRDKAAVERAVQIAYTRILGYFHGEQFYTLDELNEAIAERLADINDVMTRPDGSTRRQRFNEDEAPMMRDLPRMAFTEVSWRSAKVDRNWHISCDYQYYSVPFALVGKTLRARLTTDLVSIFDGDRLVAEHTRMHGFRYRYSTDVTHGPSGDTDAHNVLTRDELLAWAGSFGPATITVITMILDRNRASVPRGLTLSRNILANLGRKHDKTTLEPACAQLLDKQLAPTMSVLKRLQADIAHARPTTTAQPTPGLPRQVDLSRLSDAVFIRPTSHFDDDQEGK, translated from the coding sequence ATGTTCACGGTCGCAGCCGCGAACGAAAAGATGGGCGCCTGGATCGACTGCCACGTTAAGGCTCTGAACTACCTCGGCAAACTACCCGCGGTCATCGTCCCCGACAACGCGTCGACGGCGACCTACCAGCCGAAGAAGAACTCCTCCTACCGGGCGACCACCAGCCGGTACGCGGACTTCGCCGACTACTACGACATCACAGTCGTCCCAACCAGACCCGCCAAGCCGAGGGACAAGGCCGCGGTGGAACGGGCCGTGCAGATCGCTTACACCCGCATCCTGGGTTACTTCCACGGTGAACAGTTCTACACTCTGGACGAGCTCAACGAAGCCATCGCCGAGCGCCTGGCAGACATCAACGACGTCATGACCCGCCCGGACGGGTCCACCCGCCGACAGCGCTTCAACGAGGATGAAGCGCCGATGATGCGTGATCTTCCCCGTATGGCGTTTACAGAGGTGTCCTGGCGCAGTGCGAAAGTCGACCGCAACTGGCATATCAGCTGCGATTACCAGTACTACTCGGTGCCGTTTGCGCTGGTGGGCAAGACTCTGCGGGCACGGCTGACCACAGATCTGGTCAGCATCTTCGACGGTGACCGGCTCGTGGCAGAACACACCCGCATGCACGGGTTCCGCTACCGCTACAGCACCGATGTCACCCACGGCCCATCCGGGGACACCGACGCCCACAACGTGCTCACCCGTGATGAGCTCCTGGCGTGGGCAGGATCCTTCGGGCCAGCAACGATCACGGTGATCACCATGATCCTGGACCGCAACCGAGCGAGTGTGCCCCGGGGACTGACGCTGTCACGCAACATCCTGGCCAACCTCGGCCGCAAGCACGACAAGACCACCCTGGAACCGGCCTGTGCGCAGCTGCTGGACAAGCAGCTGGCGCCGACGATGTCGGTACTCAAACGACTCCAGGCCGACATCGCCCACGCCCGGCCCACCACGACGGCGCAACCGACACCCGGCTTACCGCGGCAGGTGGATCTGTCCCGGTTGTCTGATGCAGTGTTTATCCGCCCAACCAGTCATTTCGATGATGATCAGGAGGGCAAGTAG
- a CDS encoding acyl-CoA dehydrogenase family protein translates to MTTVTQPVTTTESLILPAVVRAEIAANAKSVDKGEKDARYVLNLLGDAELLSLGAPTNESGKLLEMARVVREVSAEDLSAGFTLWADRMTLEYLMQASTDYSLGLAEQLRSGQRPGVTGMAGAFKEAAGCGEIDLSASRVEGGWLINGKLNWASNLYEDAIVVTAAKAADGTRFLFAFEAGHTGVEFGQPFGLLGLNATASAWVGFDSVFIPDVQVLTEDFTNFIKTVRPTFVVLQTAECIGVAEAALASGAKRLTGVNESFSQDHQQAAARVADVITRQEEIISRIGNDQVSSVELLELRLDAAEVAVATANIEVRVAGGAGYAKSSPASRRFREAAFIPVQSPSEGQLRWELARARENA, encoded by the coding sequence ATGACCACCGTGACCCAACCTGTGACCACCACCGAATCCCTCATCCTCCCGGCAGTCGTGCGTGCAGAGATCGCCGCCAACGCCAAGTCGGTGGATAAGGGGGAGAAGGATGCCCGCTATGTGCTGAATTTGCTCGGTGATGCCGAACTGCTCAGCCTGGGGGCGCCGACCAACGAGAGTGGGAAGCTGCTGGAGATGGCACGGGTGGTCCGCGAGGTGTCCGCGGAGGATCTCTCCGCGGGCTTTACTCTCTGGGCTGACCGGATGACGCTGGAGTACCTCATGCAGGCCAGCACTGACTACTCCCTGGGTCTGGCGGAGCAGCTGCGCTCTGGCCAGCGCCCGGGAGTCACCGGAATGGCCGGTGCCTTCAAAGAGGCCGCCGGCTGCGGTGAAATCGATCTTTCGGCGTCTCGGGTTGAAGGCGGCTGGCTGATCAATGGCAAGCTGAACTGGGCTTCCAATCTTTATGAGGACGCAATTGTAGTCACCGCGGCCAAGGCTGCGGACGGCACCCGCTTCCTCTTCGCCTTCGAAGCCGGACACACCGGCGTGGAATTCGGCCAGCCTTTTGGATTGCTCGGACTCAATGCCACTGCCTCCGCTTGGGTGGGTTTTGACAGTGTCTTCATCCCGGATGTGCAGGTTCTCACCGAGGACTTCACTAACTTCATCAAGACTGTGCGCCCCACGTTCGTGGTGCTGCAGACTGCCGAGTGTATCGGTGTGGCCGAAGCTGCCCTGGCTTCCGGAGCGAAACGACTCACCGGAGTCAATGAGAGTTTCAGTCAGGACCACCAGCAGGCGGCCGCCCGTGTCGCAGATGTGATAACCCGCCAGGAGGAGATCATCTCTCGGATCGGAAATGACCAGGTCAGCTCAGTGGAGCTGCTGGAGCTGCGTCTCGATGCCGCCGAGGTCGCCGTTGCGACAGCCAATATCGAGGTTCGTGTCGCTGGTGGCGCAGGCTATGCCAAGTCGTCACCGGCCTCCCGTCGTTTCCGCGAAGCGGCCTTCATTCCGGTTCAATCTCCCTCAGAAGGGCAGCTGCGTTGGGAGCTCGCGCGCGCGCGTGAAAACGCTTGA
- a CDS encoding IS3 family transposase, which translates to MRAWKNTTVNDPAARTEHINNHMLDSHGKRDFIATVPGTRLVGDITYLKTGSGWLYLATVIDLATRMVVGWSMDSNMRTPLIINALAMARDHGRLHPEGAIFHSDRGSQYTSGEFQTWCAGNKITQSMGVTGVCWDNAVAENFFSHLKTEMYHHYDFKNHLSARTAVMDYIEGWYNRRRPHSNNQGLDLTRVWWTLTPA; encoded by the coding sequence ATGCGTGCCTGGAAAAACACCACGGTCAATGATCCTGCGGCCCGCACCGAGCACATCAACAACCATATGCTCGACAGCCACGGGAAACGAGACTTTATCGCTACCGTGCCTGGGACCAGGCTTGTTGGTGACATCACGTACTTAAAGACAGGCTCGGGTTGGTTGTACTTGGCTACCGTGATCGATTTGGCCACGCGGATGGTGGTGGGGTGGTCGATGGATTCCAATATGCGCACACCGTTGATTATCAATGCGTTGGCCATGGCCCGTGATCATGGGCGTCTTCATCCCGAGGGTGCAATTTTTCACTCGGATAGAGGATCTCAATACACTTCCGGGGAATTTCAGACGTGGTGTGCGGGCAATAAGATCACCCAGTCGATGGGAGTGACTGGGGTGTGCTGGGATAACGCAGTGGCGGAGAATTTCTTCTCTCACCTAAAGACCGAAATGTATCACCATTATGACTTTAAGAATCACCTGTCAGCCCGGACCGCGGTGATGGACTATATCGAGGGATGGTACAACCGGCGCCGGCCTCACAGTAATAACCAGGGACTGGACCTAACCCGTGTTTGGTGGACGCTGACACCAGCATGA
- a CDS encoding ABC transporter substrate-binding protein, translating to MPHLSRRTFLRAASATALGSVMFGVGACSTAPRRVSPSNAEDPLMIGYVPIACASPLLIAEAAGVFKRHGLSVALKKYAGWSDLWSAYSTGELNIAHMLSPMPVAIDSGVTNGQRPTELSFTQNTNGQAITLATEHHPRVQSATDMRGMVLGIPFEYSVHALLLRDYLVSGGVDPVADVELRLLRPADMVAQLEVGGIDGFIGPEPFNQRALQSGAGRIFLPTRQLWDKHPCCSVAMAKDWRSFHPDSADRLLSALHEAAGIVNDPARHEETAQLLSHEKYLNQPVALLAPALAGHYRNWDDEEVTDPEMMSFGDPTDPTAITWMAAQIARWDLSSGTSLPLDDAAIIAAATSVLPAGSPPTGRPVKINGEVFDPAHPTRTYTL from the coding sequence ATGCCGCATCTCTCTCGACGAACCTTTTTGCGTGCCGCCTCCGCCACTGCCCTGGGTTCCGTCATGTTCGGAGTGGGCGCCTGCTCCACCGCCCCCCGCAGGGTGTCGCCAAGCAACGCGGAGGACCCACTGATGATCGGCTACGTCCCCATCGCCTGCGCCTCCCCGCTGCTCATCGCCGAGGCCGCTGGTGTCTTTAAACGGCACGGTCTCAGTGTGGCCTTGAAAAAGTACGCTGGCTGGTCAGACCTGTGGAGCGCCTATTCCACCGGAGAGCTCAATATCGCACACATGCTCTCCCCCATGCCCGTGGCCATTGATTCCGGGGTCACCAACGGACAGCGGCCGACCGAGCTAAGTTTCACCCAGAATACCAATGGCCAGGCCATTACCCTGGCCACCGAGCATCATCCCCGAGTGCAGTCGGCCACCGATATGCGCGGCATGGTGCTGGGCATCCCCTTCGAATACTCGGTTCATGCCCTGCTGCTGCGGGACTATCTGGTTTCCGGTGGGGTGGATCCGGTGGCTGATGTGGAATTGCGGCTGCTGCGTCCGGCGGACATGGTGGCCCAACTTGAGGTCGGCGGCATTGACGGTTTCATCGGCCCAGAGCCCTTCAACCAACGCGCCCTACAATCCGGGGCTGGCCGGATCTTCCTGCCCACCAGGCAGCTCTGGGATAAGCATCCCTGTTGCTCGGTGGCAATGGCCAAGGACTGGCGCAGTTTTCATCCGGATAGCGCAGATCGGCTGCTCAGTGCGCTCCACGAGGCCGCGGGCATTGTCAACGATCCGGCCAGACACGAAGAAACTGCCCAGCTCCTATCCCACGAAAAGTATCTCAACCAGCCGGTTGCGCTCCTGGCTCCGGCGCTGGCGGGACATTACCGGAACTGGGATGACGAAGAGGTCACAGATCCGGAGATGATGTCCTTTGGCGATCCGACTGACCCGACCGCCATTACGTGGATGGCGGCTCAGATCGCGCGCTGGGACCTCAGCAGTGGCACCAGCCTCCCGCTTGACGACGCCGCGATTATCGCGGCTGCCACCTCGGTGCTGCCAGCGGGCTCCCCGCCCACTGGCCGTCCGGTAAAGATCAACGGCGAGGTCTTTGACCCCGCCCACCCGACCCGCACCTACACCCTTTAA
- a CDS encoding ABC transporter ATP-binding protein, translating into MTNPHVALNEISKSYGATTIIAPTSITIGKGEFVAILGPSGCGKSTILSMIAGLSFPTSGTVSADGRQVTGPGADRGLVFQHHALLPWMTARANIEFGLRSARPEFSRTERSEVASEWLEKVNLSHAANRRPARLSGGMQQRVGLARAFAIDPAILLLDEPFGALDALTRRQLQLQLLQVWEASRRTVVMITHDVDEAILLSDRVLVMAPSPNSTIIADIAIDLPRPRMDDTDDSQDERKSELRHQLLGLLKH; encoded by the coding sequence ATGACTAATCCCCATGTCGCCTTAAACGAGATCTCCAAGTCTTATGGCGCAACCACCATCATCGCGCCCACCTCCATCACCATCGGCAAGGGTGAGTTCGTTGCCATCCTCGGCCCCTCGGGCTGCGGCAAATCAACGATCCTTTCCATGATTGCGGGTCTGAGCTTCCCCACTTCCGGCACCGTCTCCGCCGACGGTCGGCAGGTCACCGGGCCGGGCGCAGATCGTGGCCTGGTATTCCAACACCATGCGCTGCTGCCGTGGATGACCGCTCGCGCAAATATAGAGTTCGGGTTACGCTCTGCGCGCCCGGAATTCTCTCGAACGGAACGCTCCGAGGTGGCCTCGGAATGGCTGGAAAAAGTCAACCTCTCCCACGCCGCCAATCGGCGTCCCGCCCGACTGTCCGGCGGCATGCAGCAGCGGGTCGGCCTGGCCCGCGCCTTCGCCATCGACCCGGCTATCCTGCTACTTGATGAGCCTTTCGGCGCCTTGGATGCCCTGACCCGTCGTCAGCTGCAGCTCCAGCTGCTGCAGGTCTGGGAAGCCTCACGACGTACCGTCGTTATGATCACCCATGATGTGGATGAGGCAATCCTGCTCTCTGACCGCGTGCTAGTGATGGCACCCTCCCCAAACTCCACCATCATCGCGGATATCGCTATCGATCTTCCTCGCCCGCGCATGGATGATACCGATGACAGTCAGGATGAGCGCAAGTCGGAGCTAAGACATCAGCTGCTGGGACTGCTAAAACACTAG
- a CDS encoding ATP-binding protein encodes MIDIDETTRRKLRSLRLSRFAENFFDLVTSDEHADALPEEIFLRAVDATDAQRRERNIATAITQAHFRYPQASLGELVNAAERGINERQLKRVAATNWRENPTNVHLFAPAGAGKTYIACAIGIAACQAGFSVAYYRLDQLVAKLAVHSPTDPGYADAMKKLMNVDVLIIDDFLTLSIDQRGQEDLTKIVIDRDGRLPTIISSQSSAAYWVEVLPNRVGADSLVSRLNNGRRIQIGDYDMRRHLAKKHQEDLDHDS; translated from the coding sequence ATGATCGATATCGATGAGACGACCCGTAGAAAACTCCGGTCGCTGCGTCTGTCGCGGTTCGCGGAGAACTTCTTCGACCTGGTCACCAGCGACGAGCACGCCGACGCCTTGCCCGAAGAGATTTTCCTGCGTGCCGTGGACGCCACCGACGCCCAGCGACGTGAACGCAACATCGCCACAGCCATCACGCAGGCGCATTTCCGTTATCCGCAGGCCAGTCTGGGTGAGTTGGTCAACGCGGCAGAGCGAGGCATCAATGAACGCCAGCTCAAGCGCGTCGCCGCGACCAACTGGCGGGAGAATCCGACGAATGTGCACCTATTCGCGCCCGCCGGCGCCGGCAAGACCTACATTGCCTGCGCCATCGGGATCGCTGCCTGTCAGGCCGGGTTTTCAGTGGCGTACTACCGGCTGGATCAGCTGGTGGCAAAGCTGGCGGTCCACTCGCCGACGGATCCGGGATATGCCGATGCGATGAAAAAGTTGATGAATGTCGATGTCCTCATCATCGACGACTTTCTCACCTTGAGCATTGACCAACGCGGGCAAGAAGACCTGACCAAAATCGTAATCGACCGGGACGGCAGACTCCCGACGATCATTTCTTCACAGTCGTCAGCCGCGTACTGGGTGGAGGTACTACCCAACCGGGTCGGGGCTGATTCGTTGGTCAGCCGGCTCAACAACGGTCGCCGTATTCAGATCGGTGACTACGACATGCGCCGTCACCTGGCGAAGAAGCACCAGGAGGACCTCGACCACGACAGCTAA
- a CDS encoding KAP family NTPase, producing MPTIWSDAPIKSADEDSFGRSPYAKQIAHLVQGAHSWEDSIVFGLTGPWGSGKSSMLAMIEEQLTSSENEWHIARFTPWATSDINGLLGDFYASLSSALPSERGKDLREKLGTILQISAPAAKMIPLFGDAAAMAAEKAGERLQKQPSWSQAFKEASDELKNLDIPVLVIADDIDRLHGEELLALLKVVRLLGRFPGVHFLLAYDEQTVTETLSETGIAGKGTAAGRKFLEKIVQYPLAIPPLVPTQLRTRIDEGLEPFITRLEQPEMFAMRLQGLRRVLLSQLSTPRAIDRYIAQVRHHLAMFDSQEVQVEDVIVVTLLKTSFPSLYNQLPRYKDQLITGMQDGLGRGFYDADRKTFDPDPLFDGIPPQECPDARTLLEELFPGVRGKRSYYFSRPEERSIYDKRYFDRYFAMGVPAHDISDTAVANAITAAADGNESPLKELLLDEDSNRISMAIDKAETSTDLLGEDAERLAVLRTIIPLLGSLSRHDTALLSADKRIREWSGKMLSRLSDDVEVSKLVDALNLSPHHLDQVHILQFMLLYNGHHRWVDEVLDQVCQHLVEVIMSNLRDQDEASLDDQVEFMIFVLREWKQQEFLVEPLRAGLAEGAFTVEDVAARCVTYSRSLGGEQTVTKLHDFNREAFDEIVPDADPSWSSTPRSNVDEYDLSWKNRRDFAVAKAPGGEKASPD from the coding sequence ATGCCCACGATATGGAGCGATGCACCGATCAAGTCTGCGGATGAGGATTCGTTTGGACGGAGCCCATACGCCAAGCAAATCGCCCATCTTGTTCAGGGTGCCCATTCCTGGGAGGACAGTATTGTCTTCGGCTTGACCGGGCCATGGGGTAGTGGGAAAAGCTCGATGCTGGCGATGATCGAGGAACAACTAACATCCAGCGAGAACGAATGGCATATCGCGAGGTTTACCCCCTGGGCTACCAGTGATATCAATGGCCTCTTGGGGGACTTCTACGCTTCACTGAGTAGTGCACTCCCTTCAGAGCGCGGTAAGGATCTTCGAGAAAAATTAGGAACCATTCTGCAGATCTCAGCTCCTGCGGCCAAAATGATTCCCTTGTTTGGCGATGCCGCGGCCATGGCCGCAGAAAAAGCAGGTGAAAGGCTGCAGAAGCAACCCTCCTGGAGTCAGGCTTTCAAGGAAGCATCAGACGAGCTCAAGAATTTAGATATTCCGGTTCTCGTCATCGCTGATGACATTGATCGCCTTCATGGAGAGGAGTTATTAGCCCTGTTGAAGGTGGTCAGGCTGCTGGGTCGTTTTCCCGGTGTTCATTTCCTGCTGGCCTACGACGAACAGACGGTGACTGAAACACTATCTGAGACCGGCATCGCCGGAAAAGGGACTGCCGCGGGCAGAAAGTTTCTGGAGAAGATCGTTCAATATCCTTTGGCCATCCCGCCACTGGTGCCGACCCAGCTCAGGACCCGGATCGATGAAGGCCTAGAACCTTTTATTACCCGCCTTGAGCAGCCGGAGATGTTTGCGATGCGTCTCCAGGGACTACGCAGGGTTTTACTCTCTCAGCTGTCGACGCCTCGTGCCATTGACCGCTACATCGCTCAGGTCCGGCATCACCTAGCGATGTTTGATTCACAGGAAGTCCAGGTAGAAGACGTCATCGTCGTGACGTTACTCAAGACTAGCTTCCCTTCCCTCTACAACCAGCTACCACGCTATAAGGACCAACTGATCACAGGCATGCAGGATGGACTGGGACGCGGATTTTATGATGCCGACCGCAAGACCTTTGATCCTGATCCGCTTTTTGACGGGATCCCACCTCAAGAGTGCCCGGATGCCCGAACGCTTCTGGAAGAGCTATTTCCCGGCGTCAGGGGAAAGAGAAGCTACTATTTCTCACGCCCAGAGGAAAGGAGCATCTACGACAAGCGCTATTTTGACCGTTACTTTGCCATGGGAGTTCCCGCTCATGATATTTCTGATACGGCTGTAGCGAACGCGATTACTGCTGCTGCAGACGGCAACGAAAGCCCACTCAAGGAGCTGCTCCTGGATGAGGATTCCAACCGCATCTCTATGGCCATCGACAAGGCAGAAACCAGCACTGACCTCCTGGGGGAGGATGCTGAACGTCTGGCGGTTCTGCGTACTATCATCCCCCTCCTGGGAAGCCTTTCGCGGCACGATACCGCATTGCTCAGCGCAGACAAGAGGATTAGAGAGTGGTCGGGGAAAATGCTGTCTCGGCTAAGCGATGATGTTGAGGTTTCCAAGCTGGTCGACGCGCTGAATCTTTCCCCGCATCACCTCGATCAGGTTCACATTCTCCAGTTCATGCTGTTGTACAACGGGCATCACCGCTGGGTGGACGAGGTGCTGGACCAAGTGTGTCAGCACCTCGTGGAGGTCATTATGAGCAATCTCCGAGATCAGGACGAGGCTTCGTTAGATGATCAGGTGGAGTTCATGATCTTTGTCCTGCGGGAATGGAAGCAGCAGGAGTTTCTTGTGGAGCCGCTCAGGGCAGGGTTGGCTGAAGGCGCCTTCACCGTGGAGGACGTCGCAGCACGCTGTGTCACTTACTCACGCTCCTTGGGGGGTGAACAGACTGTGACCAAGCTGCACGATTTCAATAGGGAAGCCTTTGATGAGATCGTTCCTGACGCTGATCCTTCTTGGTCCAGTACCCCGAGAAGTAACGTGGATGAATATGATCTGAGTTGGAAAAACCGACGGGATTTTGCTGTCGCCAAAGCTCCTGGGGGAGAAAAAGCATCCCCAGACTAG
- a CDS encoding nucleotidyl transferase AbiEii/AbiGii toxin family protein produces MLITFSSRPPALWPRATSCLRRALQNSRKKKTGLTMIHDVDENQNRQNLQRLRKILSTKITTVARSKGVDPQLVRKQYVFALFFKRLFHGDEGNWMLLGGNALLIRAGGGRFTRDIDLARGTTWEDPAPVKEELQVLVNAGTASDPFRFELGDIDPHSDPDSFGYGSKTAKITVTVWLGNRIFDTFLIDITNRRHDHGPVDMLPLSPVIEHETLADLPDIPVVAVENHLADKICAMYELHGRNKEEPSTRYRDLADIVRLINASIIDAARLREILGHEQQRRGIVLPQQLHAPSPRWVENFPRAAKDFAEYPVAYHQLNTSLSHAGVCVNPVLSGEIIAGHWGPASQSWQTSGELPSIRTHEEN; encoded by the coding sequence ATGTTGATCACTTTCTCCAGCAGGCCACCGGCGCTATGGCCAAGGGCGACCTCCTGTCTCCGGCGCGCGCTGCAGAACTCAAGAAAGAAGAAAACCGGACTGACCATGATACATGACGTAGACGAGAACCAGAATCGGCAGAACCTCCAGCGCCTGCGCAAAATCCTGTCCACCAAGATCACCACCGTTGCCCGCAGCAAAGGCGTGGATCCGCAGCTGGTGCGTAAACAGTACGTCTTCGCCTTATTCTTCAAGCGCCTCTTTCATGGCGATGAGGGCAACTGGATGCTGTTGGGTGGAAACGCCCTGTTGATTCGTGCCGGCGGTGGGCGCTTCACCCGGGATATCGACCTGGCTCGAGGTACCACCTGGGAGGATCCCGCCCCAGTGAAAGAAGAACTCCAAGTACTGGTCAATGCGGGGACTGCGTCCGATCCGTTCCGATTCGAGCTGGGAGATATCGACCCGCACTCTGATCCCGACAGCTTTGGATACGGCTCGAAAACCGCGAAGATCACCGTGACAGTTTGGCTGGGCAACCGGATCTTTGACACTTTCCTCATCGACATCACCAATCGCCGCCATGACCACGGGCCCGTCGACATGCTCCCGCTGTCTCCGGTAATTGAGCATGAAACCCTGGCTGATTTGCCCGACATCCCGGTGGTGGCGGTGGAAAATCACCTGGCCGATAAAATCTGCGCGATGTATGAGCTCCACGGACGGAACAAGGAGGAACCCTCCACCCGCTACCGCGATCTGGCCGATATTGTTCGCTTGATCAACGCCTCTATCATCGACGCTGCGCGGCTACGGGAGATTCTTGGTCATGAGCAGCAGCGACGCGGTATTGTCCTCCCGCAACAGCTCCACGCCCCGTCCCCGAGGTGGGTGGAGAATTTTCCCAGGGCAGCGAAAGACTTCGCTGAATACCCCGTGGCCTACCACCAGCTGAATACTTCTTTATCCCATGCCGGGGTATGTGTGAACCCCGTTCTATCAGGAGAAATCATCGCAGGACACTGGGGACCGGCATCCCAATCCTGGCAGACTTCGGGGGAACTCCCATCCATACGTACTCACGAGGAGAATTAA
- a CDS encoding OsmC family protein — MSDLTPNHIDGEALAPIDADALKALAQKNIDNPEGGLKKIRTHTEADGHFRNITQVRDLPPILVSEPPALLGDNSAANPTEVAQAALAACISVGIQAIATHRGVTLTKINIDIVSDIDVSPTWGTGDLGEHKRPGVSNVEVSIDLEGDTDRETLDQIQKDAIEWSPVVNTYTRPAKLTSKLV, encoded by the coding sequence ATGTCTGATCTGACCCCGAACCACATCGATGGGGAGGCCTTGGCCCCGATCGACGCCGATGCCCTGAAGGCACTGGCGCAGAAGAACATCGACAACCCGGAGGGTGGTCTCAAGAAGATCCGCACCCACACCGAGGCTGATGGCCATTTCCGCAACATCACCCAGGTTCGCGATCTGCCTCCGATCCTGGTTTCTGAGCCGCCGGCACTGCTTGGTGATAACTCCGCCGCGAACCCGACCGAGGTCGCCCAGGCCGCTCTGGCAGCCTGCATCTCTGTGGGTATTCAGGCTATTGCCACCCACCGCGGTGTGACCCTGACCAAGATCAACATCGACATTGTCTCTGACATTGACGTGTCTCCGACTTGGGGCACCGGCGACCTGGGCGAGCATAAGCGCCCTGGCGTCTCCAACGTTGAGGTTTCCATTGATCTCGAGGGTGATACCGACCGTGAAACTCTGGACCAGATCCAGAAGGATGCCATTGAGTGGTCCCCGGTTGTCAACACCTACACCCGCCCGGCCAAGCTGACCTCCAAGCTGGTCTAG
- a CDS encoding ABC transporter permease — translation MLLAAFLGLWQLAATSGWLSDLAPTPERTGARAVELLSDPFYRDGPASVGIFWHLLTSLKRVLIGFLIATMIAVPLGFVLGRSDTLRWAVDPMVQILRPVSPLAWLPLGLALLRDAENTAIFVIVLSALWPTLVNTIDAVRNIHPTYLDLTATLGTSWWSKVVYVMFPSALPGIITGLRLSLSTSWLVIIAAEMLVGGQGIGFFVWNMWNRLDIDAIVVAIVIIGLTGLILDHLIAALQKVVRYD, via the coding sequence ATGCTGCTCGCCGCCTTCCTCGGTCTGTGGCAGCTCGCTGCCACCTCCGGCTGGCTCAGCGACCTCGCCCCCACCCCGGAACGCACCGGCGCCCGTGCCGTCGAGCTGCTCTCCGATCCCTTCTACCGAGACGGCCCCGCCAGCGTCGGTATCTTCTGGCACCTGCTCACCAGCCTCAAACGCGTGCTTATCGGTTTCCTCATCGCCACGATGATCGCGGTGCCGCTGGGTTTTGTCCTCGGCCGTTCTGACACCCTGCGGTGGGCGGTGGATCCGATGGTCCAGATCTTGCGTCCGGTCTCCCCGCTGGCGTGGCTGCCGCTGGGTCTGGCGTTGCTGCGCGATGCCGAGAACACCGCCATCTTTGTCATCGTGCTCTCCGCATTGTGGCCCACCCTGGTCAACACCATTGATGCCGTACGCAATATTCATCCCACCTACCTGGATCTGACCGCCACACTGGGTACCTCCTGGTGGTCAAAAGTGGTCTATGTGATGTTCCCCTCAGCACTACCTGGGATCATCACCGGTCTGCGCCTGTCCCTGTCCACCTCGTGGTTGGTGATCATCGCCGCAGAGATGCTCGTCGGTGGCCAAGGCATCGGCTTCTTCGTGTGGAATATGTGGAACCGCCTCGACATTGATGCCATCGTCGTCGCCATTGTGATCATCGGACTAACCGGCCTGATCCTTGATCACCTTATCGCCGCACTTCAGAAGGTTGTCCGCTATGACTAA
- a CDS encoding helix-turn-helix domain-containing protein has product MRKQHRGDQALWDNVPDRWNRLEHQIDARVLELHAQGASVAQITQLTGVHPRRIRRLLPR; this is encoded by the coding sequence ATGAGGAAGCAGCACCGGGGTGATCAGGCACTATGGGACAATGTTCCCGATCGGTGGAACAGGCTGGAGCACCAGATCGATGCCCGAGTGTTAGAACTGCATGCTCAAGGCGCGTCGGTAGCGCAGATAACCCAGCTGACAGGCGTGCATCCCCGCCGGATCCGCCGCCTACTTCCCCGGTAG
- a CDS encoding transposase gives MAQFKEIMALRLNNRSYSYIAAALGCSNRDIARVQTVIDDHNITPDSFTQLPPAFFDETFTDQRGRRSMSYDQPNFQALAKKLTDDKHLTRHKLWMDYLAAPSADGLLKYQYSQFCDGLAEYLKANDLVDVVEHEPGQEFYVDWAGDKITIYDQATGRVGFKASLFIGVCP, from the coding sequence ATGGCTCAATTCAAAGAGATCATGGCCCTACGCCTGAACAACCGCAGCTACTCCTACATCGCAGCAGCTCTGGGCTGCTCGAATCGGGACATCGCCCGCGTCCAGACCGTCATCGACGACCACAACATCACCCCAGACAGCTTCACCCAGCTGCCGCCGGCGTTTTTCGATGAGACCTTCACCGACCAACGCGGCCGACGATCGATGAGCTACGACCAGCCGAACTTCCAGGCACTGGCTAAAAAGCTCACCGATGACAAGCATCTGACCAGGCACAAGCTGTGGATGGACTACCTGGCCGCCCCCAGTGCTGATGGCCTGTTGAAGTATCAGTACTCCCAGTTCTGCGACGGTCTGGCCGAGTATCTGAAGGCCAACGACCTCGTCGATGTCGTCGAACACGAGCCCGGGCAGGAATTCTACGTCGACTGGGCCGGCGACAAGATCACCATCTACGACCAGGCCACCGGCCGGGTGGGGTTCAAAGCGTCCCTGTTCATCGGCGTGTGCCCCTGA